In the Candidatus Cloacimonas acidaminovorans str. Evry genome, one interval contains:
- a CDS encoding CdaR family protein: MLQENLGLKILSLLIAVFVWLQSLLISEQKSVVNLPVALSSIPKNITLDNVPNHIPFQVRGRGLEIIKLKFSRTKVLLDASKIKPGSDILSVSDYTIDLPENIQVEILGPVEKREISVYADVFHQKKVPIELSFADSYTREHFTALNYTIIPEQITISGPKSKVQQIDRVTTEPVSREMLEQREVTLKISPLGSEVSSSEKQVKIYLSTSYITTKIYHNLPLTLPPGKSSIPSSVTVKLSGNSDILQDLKPTELKVSIASQPDEQGFYPVLVELPDTVKLIAVTPQKVRLK, from the coding sequence GTGCTGCAGGAAAATCTGGGCTTAAAAATCCTCTCCCTATTAATAGCTGTTTTTGTTTGGTTGCAGTCCTTGTTGATTTCAGAACAGAAAAGCGTAGTTAATTTACCTGTAGCCCTAAGTTCCATTCCTAAAAACATTACTTTAGATAATGTTCCCAATCACATACCTTTCCAGGTGCGTGGAAGGGGCTTGGAAATTATCAAACTAAAATTTTCCCGCACCAAGGTCTTGCTTGATGCCAGCAAAATTAAACCCGGTTCTGATATTCTTTCTGTAAGCGATTATACTATTGACCTGCCGGAAAATATTCAGGTAGAAATTTTAGGTCCTGTAGAGAAAAGGGAAATTTCGGTTTATGCTGATGTTTTCCATCAGAAAAAAGTGCCGATAGAACTTTCTTTCGCCGATTCTTATACCCGTGAGCATTTTACTGCCCTAAATTATACTATTATTCCTGAACAAATTACCATCTCCGGTCCTAAAAGCAAGGTTCAACAAATTGACCGCGTTACTACCGAACCTGTTTCCCGCGAAATGCTTGAACAGCGTGAAGTTACCTTAAAAATAAGCCCTTTGGGAAGTGAGGTCTCCTCTTCTGAAAAACAGGTTAAAATTTATCTCTCTACTTCCTATATTACCACCAAAATTTATCATAATCTACCTCTTACCTTGCCACCTGGAAAAAGCTCTATACCTTCATCCGTAACTGTAAAACTCTCCGGCAATTCTGATATTTTACAAGACCTGAAGCCAACAGAACTCAAAGTTAGTATTGCTTCCCAACCTGATGAACAGGGTTTTTATCCTGTCCTTGTAGAACTACCCGATACAGTAAAATTGATTGCTGTTACACCTCAAAAGGTGCGCCTGAAATAA
- a CDS encoding sigma-54-dependent transcriptional regulator, whose translation MKGKILILEDDIVLSEQIANVVKHYNYEVMQTVNSDQFFEVLRQFQPDVILLDVFLVGSKLNGIQVLQHLKNDMDLNYKVIVISGEVTSSQINEIRTLGAYHFIEKGSAFSINQLLLHIENAITLKRQEEEHIGLQIEYINLKKQFTRSFPFIGESNAIKKVREQIIRLASVDEDIFLIGETGTGKEVAANYYYIYSPRFGKPFHTVNCSALSETLIESELFGHIKGSFTSADRDKTGFFEECSNGILFLDEVTNLSLMSQSKILRAIENKEIQVVGGNLKKVDTRLIFASNAGLEKLSDESIFRKDLFYRIEGNIVELPPLRERDDDILLLICYFLTSFSSQYSVIDRLDLPALKDDLLNYSWPGNVRELRNFCKFIMINEQKINNNVIKKHLQQKINQFRFSKNYSSEKYTKIHNLKDSVASFERDYLLYYLSLNNWRISQTAEAIGLERTTLYKKIKSLGINHLKMED comes from the coding sequence ATGAAAGGTAAAATTTTGATTCTGGAAGATGACATAGTTCTTTCCGAACAAATTGCCAATGTGGTTAAGCACTATAACTATGAAGTTATGCAAACTGTTAATAGCGATCAGTTTTTTGAGGTCTTACGCCAATTTCAACCGGATGTGATTCTGCTTGATGTTTTTTTAGTTGGCTCCAAACTGAATGGTATTCAGGTTTTGCAACACTTAAAAAACGATATGGATTTGAATTATAAAGTGATAGTTATTTCGGGAGAGGTCACTTCTTCTCAAATAAATGAAATCCGCACTTTGGGTGCCTATCATTTTATTGAAAAGGGTTCTGCCTTTTCCATCAATCAATTGCTGTTGCATATTGAAAATGCCATCACTCTAAAAAGACAGGAAGAAGAACATATTGGCTTGCAGATAGAATATATCAACCTCAAAAAACAGTTTACCAGAAGTTTTCCCTTTATCGGTGAAAGTAATGCTATTAAAAAAGTTAGGGAACAAATTATCCGTCTTGCCTCTGTGGATGAAGATATTTTCCTCATCGGCGAAACGGGAACAGGCAAAGAAGTAGCTGCAAATTATTACTACATATATTCTCCCCGTTTTGGCAAACCCTTTCATACCGTAAATTGCAGTGCTTTATCCGAAACCCTTATAGAATCAGAACTTTTTGGTCACATAAAAGGTTCTTTCACCAGCGCCGATCGCGATAAAACCGGCTTTTTTGAAGAATGTTCCAATGGCATTCTCTTTTTAGACGAAGTAACCAATCTTTCCTTAATGTCTCAATCTAAAATCCTGCGCGCTATTGAAAACAAAGAAATACAGGTTGTAGGTGGAAACTTGAAAAAGGTTGATACTCGCCTTATTTTTGCTTCTAATGCGGGCTTGGAAAAACTCTCCGATGAAAGTATTTTCCGCAAAGACCTGTTTTATCGCATTGAAGGTAACATTGTTGAGCTTCCACCTTTACGGGAACGAGATGATGACATTCTGCTTCTTATTTGTTATTTCCTCACCAGTTTTTCTTCTCAATACAGCGTTATTGACCGTTTAGACCTACCTGCTCTGAAAGATGATTTACTTAACTATTCTTGGCCTGGAAATGTAAGAGAACTGCGTAATTTTTGCAAGTTCATTATGATTAATGAACAGAAAATAAATAATAATGTTATTAAAAAACACCTTCAGCAGAAAATAAACCAATTCCGCTTTTCTAAAAACTATAGCAGCGAAAAATATACCAAAATTCATAATCTCAAAGATAGTGTCGCTTCTTTTGAACGGGATTATCTTTTGTATTATTTATCCTTGAACAATTGGAGGATTTCCCAAACTGCAGAAGCAATAGGACTTGAACGCACCACTTTGTATAAAAAAATCAAATCTCTCGGAATTAATCATCTAAAGATGGAGGACTAA
- a CDS encoding glycoside hydrolase family 57 protein, protein MLNIVFYFQVHQPYRLNHFNVLDIAHNAKIFNDKLNGDIMRKVANKCYLPTNQLLLELIEKYEGRFKVAFSISGTALEQFKLYSPETLDSFKRLVDTGCVELLGETYYHSLAFLFDTNEFLDQVYLHRDLMQTEFGYYTTTFRNTELIYQDRLSDIIFEIEGFKTILTEGVDRILQWRSPLYAYKNYSKNMNLLLKYYQLADDIAFRFSNRDWPEYPLTVDKFVHWIDQLTLAEKGGKNLFLNLFMDYETFGEHQWASTGIFDFMRHFPDAVLEREHLGFANPKDVSHLANYQQESLSFPEPVSWADEQRDISAWLGNEMQQNASETLYELLNRIKEKGDEELLRTARMLSTSDHFYYMCSKYFQDGDVHKYFSPYDSPDQAYIYYINALAELEELLLR, encoded by the coding sequence ATGTTAAATATTGTATTCTACTTTCAGGTGCATCAACCCTATCGTCTAAATCATTTTAATGTGCTTGATATCGCTCATAATGCCAAGATTTTCAATGATAAGCTAAATGGCGATATAATGCGTAAGGTAGCAAATAAATGTTATTTACCAACTAACCAGTTGCTTCTGGAGCTTATTGAAAAATATGAAGGCAGGTTTAAGGTTGCTTTTTCTATTTCGGGCACTGCTTTGGAACAATTCAAACTCTATTCTCCTGAAACCCTTGATTCCTTCAAGCGTTTAGTGGATACCGGTTGTGTAGAATTATTAGGTGAGACCTATTATCATTCTTTGGCTTTTCTTTTTGATACCAATGAATTTCTTGATCAAGTTTATCTCCATCGGGACTTGATGCAAACGGAATTTGGTTATTATACAACCACTTTTCGTAATACGGAATTAATCTATCAAGACCGTTTATCCGATATTATTTTTGAAATTGAAGGATTCAAGACCATTCTTACCGAAGGTGTGGATAGAATTCTCCAGTGGCGCAGTCCTTTGTATGCCTATAAGAATTATTCCAAGAATATGAATTTGTTACTGAAGTATTATCAATTGGCGGATGATATTGCTTTCCGTTTTTCCAATCGGGATTGGCCTGAATATCCTTTAACCGTTGATAAATTCGTGCATTGGATAGACCAGCTCACCTTAGCGGAAAAAGGCGGAAAAAACCTGTTTCTGAACCTTTTTATGGACTATGAAACCTTCGGAGAACACCAATGGGCTTCCACCGGTATTTTTGATTTCATGCGTCATTTCCCCGATGCCGTTTTAGAAAGAGAACATTTGGGTTTTGCCAATCCTAAAGATGTTTCTCATCTGGCTAATTATCAACAGGAATCGCTTTCTTTTCCGGAACCGGTTTCCTGGGCTGATGAACAAAGGGATATTTCTGCCTGGCTGGGAAACGAAATGCAACAAAATGCCAGTGAGACCTTGTATGAATTGCTGAATAGGATTAAGGAAAAAGGAGATGAAGAGTTGCTTAGAACTGCTCGTATGCTTAGCACTTCAGACCATTTTTACTATATGTGTTCCAAATATTTTCAGGATGGAGATGTGCATAAATACTTCTCTCCTTACGATTCACCGGATCAGGCATATATCTATTATATTAATGCTCTGGCAGAACTGGAAGAGCTTCTTTTAAGGTAA
- a CDS encoding glycosyltransferase family 4 protein — protein MKILMFTWEFPPLISGGLGMACYGMVKALLSQGIKVDLILPTKELVYFPLREESDADTLPAVFIEPEKQKEYTQRTFSTLHERLEYIGASTHPESYFNLSEIKDYVTSIKKISWLTETVTTEEHNIWKEMTAHLIGEEDLIRKVQEYTLRASRFAEILDYDLIHAHDWLTYPSGILAKQISRKPLIVHIHATEFDRAGGPGDERIHKIEHLGMNYADKVIAVSQYTAQMIMSRYRIDTGKIRIIHNAFTVSETTLHNKKRIFKGPTILYLGRITLQKGPDYYLDMADKVLKVHPEARFILAGTGDMQRQILRRSAALRLKNRFLFTGFLDRKQVERILQAADIYVLPSVSEPFGISPLEAMAYGITAIISKQSGVAEVVHNAFKIDYWDIDLWAETINHLIENPEECAKIGMEGRKEVQKIEWDEAADKIRQLYAETLSEYSKRMEL, from the coding sequence ATGAAAATTCTAATGTTCACCTGGGAATTTCCACCTCTGATTTCCGGGGGTTTAGGTATGGCATGTTATGGAATGGTGAAAGCTCTGCTTAGTCAAGGAATAAAAGTAGACCTCATTTTACCAACCAAAGAACTGGTTTATTTTCCCTTAAGGGAAGAAAGTGATGCCGATACCCTTCCTGCCGTGTTTATTGAACCGGAAAAACAAAAGGAATATACACAGCGGACTTTTTCTACTTTGCACGAACGCCTGGAATATATCGGAGCCAGCACGCATCCGGAAAGTTATTTTAACTTGAGTGAAATTAAGGACTATGTAACTTCCATTAAAAAAATATCCTGGCTTACTGAAACTGTTACCACCGAAGAACATAACATCTGGAAAGAAATGACTGCTCATCTCATTGGTGAAGAAGATTTAATTCGGAAAGTGCAGGAATATACATTGAGAGCAAGTCGTTTTGCCGAAATTTTGGATTATGACCTGATTCATGCGCATGACTGGCTTACTTACCCCAGCGGAATTTTAGCCAAACAGATTTCCCGTAAGCCATTGATTGTGCATATTCATGCCACGGAATTTGATAGAGCAGGTGGTCCTGGAGATGAAAGAATTCATAAAATTGAACATCTCGGAATGAACTATGCCGATAAAGTAATTGCCGTTTCTCAATATACAGCTCAGATGATTATGAGTCGCTATCGGATAGATACCGGTAAAATCCGCATAATTCATAATGCTTTTACCGTTTCGGAAACTACTCTTCACAACAAGAAACGCATTTTCAAGGGTCCTACTATTCTTTATTTAGGAAGAATAACTTTACAAAAAGGTCCTGATTATTATCTGGATATGGCAGATAAGGTTCTGAAAGTTCATCCCGAAGCAAGATTTATCCTTGCTGGAACAGGAGATATGCAGCGTCAGATTTTGCGTCGTTCTGCCGCCTTACGCCTGAAAAACCGTTTTCTCTTCACCGGTTTTTTGGATCGTAAACAAGTTGAACGAATTTTGCAGGCAGCTGATATTTATGTTTTACCCTCTGTTTCCGAACCCTTTGGTATTTCACCTCTGGAAGCAATGGCTTATGGAATAACGGCTATAATTTCCAAACAATCCGGAGTTGCTGAAGTTGTGCATAATGCCTTTAAGATTGACTATTGGGATATAGACCTTTGGGCTGAAACCATCAATCATTTAATAGAAAATCCTGAAGAATGCGCTAAAATAGGAATGGAAGGCAGAAAAGAAGTCCAAAAAATAGAGTGGGATGAAGCCGCAGATAAAATCCGTCAGCTCTATGCCGAAACGCTTTCTGAGTATAGCAAGCGAATGGAATTATAA
- a CDS encoding amylo-alpha-1,6-glucosidase: MSNYFMETHHHEWILTNRRGGYALGTGNLINQRKYHGLLVSSDSKFNRLHLVAGIEEKVEWRGEFFHLDSNNYSNCIYPEGFLHLVKPWLRPYPIFLYSALPHQNDILILKEIMMDESTNTTLVKYTNLGHHLLHFELHPKFTMIPHHELNKPGTLDFLNFITEIETPDKFTRFSVQRQDNNIKLYGALLSGEVIPNRYVYYNVFYPWEVMSGYEGIGDQITLFQLGFDLRVGQSNYLLFSDTAIEDAKTLIERIENRYADLPKPLDYPYAPDKNDTLLNTLDYNDNIIFPYDNYLKILEFALKDFLANDDIVAGFPFYGAWGRDTMVVVNALLHCPNQLETVEKILNKYRSYLKNGLIPNMIAESGRETNYDSVDSTLWYIILLWKLGKRKQTVKYWKDVIALTEEIITGILHNEFHPFSVRYDGLIELHPDFAHGTWMDVRIDGKAITPRNGAPVEINALWYNALCSYEAMCLAYCQKSRKKYQAKEEFVQLKELVKQSLQKFYQDGYLADRIVGEELIMEIRPNAIIALALPWQAFSQEILQQVLERSFKELYTNYGIRTLSPNDIRFHKKYYGTQKERDLAYHNGSVWAWLLGPFCGLYERAYKGIKTKEEIIEALTSFISTFRNSFMKGHIASIAEIWDGDAPHFPKGAPAQAWSVAALYNIENYILFLQEGK, translated from the coding sequence ATGAGCAACTATTTTATGGAGACCCATCATCATGAATGGATTCTAACTAACCGTAGAGGCGGTTATGCTTTAGGAACAGGAAATTTGATTAACCAGCGTAAATATCACGGTTTACTGGTTAGCAGCGACAGTAAATTCAATCGCCTTCATTTGGTGGCTGGTATTGAAGAAAAAGTTGAATGGCGAGGAGAATTTTTTCACCTGGACAGCAATAATTACAGCAATTGTATATATCCTGAGGGTTTTCTGCATTTAGTAAAACCTTGGTTGCGTCCCTATCCGATATTTTTGTATTCAGCTCTTCCCCATCAGAACGATATTTTGATTCTGAAAGAGATAATGATGGATGAATCCACCAATACAACTTTGGTGAAATATACCAATTTGGGTCATCATCTTTTGCATTTTGAGCTTCATCCTAAGTTTACGATGATTCCTCATCATGAGCTCAATAAACCTGGCACTTTGGATTTCTTGAATTTTATTACAGAAATTGAAACTCCGGATAAATTCACTCGTTTTAGTGTTCAGAGGCAGGATAATAATATAAAACTTTATGGTGCTTTGCTTTCAGGTGAAGTTATTCCCAATCGCTATGTTTATTATAATGTTTTTTATCCCTGGGAAGTGATGAGTGGTTATGAAGGCATTGGTGATCAGATAACTCTTTTTCAGCTTGGTTTTGATTTGAGGGTGGGACAAAGCAACTATCTTCTTTTCAGTGATACGGCAATTGAAGATGCCAAAACTCTCATTGAAAGGATTGAAAATCGTTATGCAGACCTTCCCAAGCCGTTGGATTATCCTTATGCTCCCGATAAAAATGATACCCTTTTGAATACCTTGGATTATAACGATAATATTATTTTCCCGTATGACAATTATCTTAAAATCCTGGAATTTGCCCTGAAGGATTTTTTAGCCAATGACGATATTGTAGCCGGCTTTCCTTTTTACGGTGCTTGGGGAAGAGATACAATGGTTGTGGTAAATGCTCTCTTACATTGTCCCAATCAACTGGAAACAGTGGAAAAAATCCTTAATAAATATCGTAGCTACCTTAAAAATGGTCTGATTCCTAATATGATTGCAGAATCCGGCAGGGAAACAAATTATGATAGTGTAGATTCTACTTTATGGTATATCATCCTGCTGTGGAAATTGGGTAAACGCAAGCAAACGGTTAAATACTGGAAAGATGTTATTGCCTTAACGGAAGAAATCATAACCGGCATTTTGCATAATGAATTCCATCCCTTTAGTGTGCGTTACGATGGTTTAATTGAATTGCATCCCGATTTTGCTCATGGCACATGGATGGATGTGCGGATAGATGGAAAAGCGATAACTCCTCGTAATGGAGCTCCAGTAGAAATTAATGCCCTCTGGTATAACGCTTTATGTTCTTATGAAGCTATGTGCCTTGCCTATTGTCAGAAATCCCGAAAAAAATATCAGGCAAAAGAAGAATTCGTCCAGTTGAAAGAGCTGGTAAAACAATCCCTGCAAAAGTTCTATCAAGATGGCTATCTGGCAGATAGAATTGTAGGTGAAGAGCTTATAATGGAAATTCGTCCCAATGCAATTATTGCTCTTGCCTTGCCCTGGCAGGCATTTTCTCAGGAAATTCTACAACAGGTTCTGGAACGCAGTTTTAAAGAGCTATATACCAACTATGGAATCCGCACCTTGAGTCCAAATGATATCCGTTTTCATAAAAAATATTATGGAACACAGAAAGAAAGAGACCTTGCTTATCATAATGGCAGTGTTTGGGCTTGGCTGTTAGGTCCTTTTTGCGGATTGTATGAAAGGGCTTATAAAGGTATAAAGACCAAAGAAGAAATAATTGAAGCCCTCACTTCCTTTATTTCCACTTTTCGCAACAGTTTTATGAAAGGACATATTGCATCCATTGCTGAAATCTGGGATGGAGATGCTCCCCATTTTCCTAAAGGAGCACCGGCTCAGGCATGGAGTGTAGCTGCCTTATACAATATTGAAAATTACATTCTTTTTCTGCAGGAGGGTAAATGA
- a CDS encoding C39 family peptidase, producing MKRLNLLYITLILCVPLIAGSFNWYSQNDERWKSEQLGSGKRSIGSSGCVLSCLSMLLNAEASNEYMTPDRLNEWLKKNGGYSGSNMRWQIPGEIDGSGLGLELVAQSIVRNDWDFLSNELEKGNKVIVKVTGRRSHWVLVIKQNGPKNKPSSYIINDPGMKEYEERTLAYFGGFKSARSYSGNWLDEQAFDLDSEINVVPVSQDELFLYDVAKLPHPADVYVTLHNNLPVEISGYFILGLFDEEGNYLRTVDYEYATVEASGNYDLLYELPDVKPLNEEHQDLKIIYSKYFSNMPSLTESIELINKGIRNYTNTTN from the coding sequence ATGAAGAGATTAAATTTACTATATATCACATTGATTTTGTGTGTGCCACTGATTGCAGGTAGCTTTAACTGGTATTCACAGAATGATGAACGATGGAAATCAGAACAATTGGGTTCAGGAAAAAGATCAATAGGTAGCAGCGGCTGTGTACTAAGCTGCCTTTCTATGCTTTTAAACGCTGAAGCAAGCAATGAATATATGACCCCTGACCGTTTAAATGAATGGCTGAAAAAAAATGGTGGCTATTCCGGAAGTAATATGCGATGGCAAATTCCCGGGGAAATTGACGGCAGCGGATTAGGACTGGAGCTTGTTGCCCAAAGCATTGTTAGAAATGATTGGGATTTTCTTTCCAATGAATTGGAGAAAGGAAACAAAGTTATCGTAAAAGTTACAGGCAGAAGAAGCCATTGGGTTCTGGTAATTAAGCAGAACGGTCCTAAAAATAAGCCCTCTTCCTATATTATCAATGACCCCGGAATGAAAGAATACGAAGAAAGAACCCTTGCCTATTTTGGCGGGTTTAAGTCCGCTCGTTCCTATTCCGGAAACTGGTTGGATGAACAAGCATTTGATTTGGATAGTGAAATTAATGTAGTTCCTGTTTCTCAGGATGAACTTTTTCTTTATGATGTTGCCAAATTGCCTCATCCTGCCGATGTTTATGTTACTTTGCATAACAATTTACCAGTAGAAATTTCCGGCTATTTTATCCTCGGGCTCTTTGATGAAGAAGGAAACTATCTGCGCACTGTGGACTATGAATATGCAACCGTTGAAGCCAGCGGTAATTATGATTTACTCTATGAACTTCCGGATGTTAAACCTTTGAATGAAGAACATCAAGACCTGAAGATTATTTATAGTAAATACTTCTCAAATATGCCTTCCCTAACTGAATCCATTGAACTCATCAATAAAGGCATTAGAAACTATACCAATACTACCAATTAA
- the alr gene encoding alanine racemase: MLRRKIFERSWVEIDLSAFRTNLNILKSFLEPQQQFMMIVKADAYGHGAREISKIACEEGAVYLGVANPEEGRLLRLQGCQAPVLILSPCLKNEINTILDNDLAVNVSSLDFARALNKTAKTKNKQAVVHLKVDTGMHRSGILDSEFIDFFNKIAKMDNLLIEGVFTHFASAENDPEFSKQQEERFWNIIDNLPFTPTYLHIDNSNALVNGLGKHSNLVRLGIMAYGIQVPGNKDIALQPVMTFKTILSQIKHIAKGESVGYNRSWTAKKDCLYGILPIGYADGYDFMLSNCGVVFLDNKICNVIGRISMDMICVDLSPIEHPAIGDVAILLGGSALETRAENLVSKYGGNSYELLCQVGRRAKRYYFQNGKMIYSTPLSRRDFVPDDFSDSKLNQIIESAIAQRLQSIEIGELIYREMLRDFFYYKDKDIHYRHNFQHQVIFSHSLNAGYFNATTTLNFDKVLSNDYFLVACASSDEVLRRYFKRSDVEYRWLMDDSFELDSKNFIVCLAKVDDLILQTTLHYINGCLEIRCSHPELKKKIGKRVHFTINTLTLYPCSSHQFSVFITELTRGVDISFRFPLTINTVDCVPFFSGQDKDPIIQRNNGEIRVSSKPEEWIFPISGVVFAY; encoded by the coding sequence ATGTTACGAAGAAAGATTTTTGAGCGTAGTTGGGTGGAAATTGACCTTTCCGCTTTCAGAACCAATCTGAATATCCTGAAAAGCTTTCTGGAACCGCAACAACAATTTATGATGATTGTGAAAGCGGATGCTTATGGTCATGGAGCCAGGGAAATAAGTAAAATTGCCTGTGAGGAAGGAGCTGTCTATTTGGGAGTTGCCAATCCTGAAGAGGGTCGTTTATTACGACTGCAAGGTTGCCAGGCACCTGTTTTAATTCTCTCTCCTTGTTTAAAGAACGAAATTAATACCATTTTGGATAATGATCTGGCTGTTAATGTTTCTTCTCTGGATTTTGCCAGAGCGTTAAATAAAACCGCTAAGACAAAAAACAAACAGGCAGTTGTTCATCTGAAAGTTGATACTGGTATGCATCGCAGTGGAATTTTAGATAGCGAATTTATAGATTTTTTTAACAAAATAGCTAAAATGGACAACCTGCTGATTGAAGGTGTATTTACTCATTTTGCCTCTGCGGAAAACGATCCGGAATTCAGTAAACAACAGGAAGAACGATTCTGGAACATAATAGATAACCTGCCTTTTACTCCCACATATCTCCATATTGATAATTCCAATGCCCTGGTAAACGGTTTGGGAAAACACAGTAATTTAGTTCGTTTGGGAATTATGGCTTATGGAATTCAAGTTCCCGGGAATAAGGACATCGCTTTGCAACCTGTTATGACATTCAAAACAATACTTTCGCAAATAAAACATATTGCTAAAGGTGAATCGGTGGGATACAATCGTTCCTGGACAGCAAAAAAGGACTGTTTATATGGAATTCTACCAATCGGCTATGCTGATGGCTACGATTTTATGCTTTCCAATTGTGGCGTTGTTTTTCTGGATAATAAGATTTGCAATGTTATAGGTCGCATCTCAATGGATATGATTTGTGTGGATTTGAGCCCGATAGAACATCCTGCCATTGGCGATGTAGCTATTCTTTTGGGGGGTTCAGCTTTAGAAACAAGAGCAGAAAATTTAGTATCCAAGTATGGAGGTAATTCTTATGAACTGCTCTGTCAGGTAGGACGTAGAGCTAAAAGATACTATTTTCAAAACGGGAAAATGATTTATAGCACTCCTCTTTCCCGGCGTGATTTCGTTCCTGATGATTTTTCGGATAGCAAATTGAATCAAATAATTGAATCAGCAATTGCTCAACGCTTACAGAGCATTGAAATAGGAGAGCTCATTTATCGCGAAATGCTGAGGGATTTCTTTTATTATAAGGATAAAGATATTCACTATAGGCATAACTTCCAACATCAGGTTATTTTTTCCCATTCATTAAATGCCGGATATTTTAACGCTACAACTACCCTCAATTTTGATAAAGTGCTTAGTAATGACTATTTCCTGGTTGCCTGTGCCTCTTCCGATGAAGTTCTGCGTCGCTATTTTAAAAGGAGCGATGTAGAATACCGTTGGCTGATGGATGATAGCTTTGAACTGGATAGCAAAAACTTTATCGTTTGTTTGGCAAAAGTAGATGATCTTATTTTGCAAACCACTTTACATTACATAAATGGCTGTTTGGAAATTAGATGTTCCCATCCCGAATTGAAGAAAAAAATAGGAAAGAGAGTTCATTTCACCATCAATACTCTTACTTTATATCCTTGTTCTTCGCATCAATTTAGTGTTTTTATTACGGAACTTACTCGCGGGGTGGATATTTCCTTCCGGTTTCCGCTGACTATAAATACTGTGGACTGTGTACCTTTTTTCTCCGGTCAGGATAAAGACCCTATCATTCAAAGAAACAACGGAGAAATAAGAGTTTCCAGTAAACCAGAGGAATGGATATTTCCCATCAGTGGAGTTGTTTTTGCCTATTGA